One genomic window of Kaistia geumhonensis includes the following:
- a CDS encoding cation:proton antiporter domain-containing protein produces the protein MEHVADGRQLLVFLVAAGIVVPLFQHLKLGVVLGFLIAGIIVGPGGFGHLVPLSSLFGYATITNVGQLQAFGDLGILFLLFTIGLELSFARLGSIGRLMLGAGGLQVALATAAIYAAAALAGFEFDDSLVFGMAFALSSTAIVTQSLAERRRLGTPVGRTALGVLILQDLMVVPIVIVVGILAQPGASVGLALVKGVAIAAVVVVGVVLLGRTIVKPLMRFAGATGNRTLLIAITLLIIVVAGFITARAGLSAALGAFLAGLLLSETEYRHQIDVEVEPFKDLLLGLFFMTVGMTIDIAAVVGQLPIIIAALAVLFLVKLAFGYLALRIAKLERAAAVETAFILCGAGEFAFVVLTLAARDGVVSDEIARLATTIAAISMVLTPVMGALGSRFAKRLAARDAEARSGVGGDHGFSDHVIIGGFGRFGATVAKLLSAEDIAHVALDLDAEHVVRAAREGQMVFFGDATRPEILARLGAERARAFVVTVDDAVISELMVRTIREHWPSAIIHARARTVTHGRRLLDAGANDVVPEALEGSLQLAGNLLGDIGLPDEAVEQRLAVARETARALMRGGPAEPDKAKPPIDG, from the coding sequence ATGGAGCATGTCGCCGACGGCCGCCAGCTCCTCGTGTTTCTGGTCGCGGCCGGCATCGTCGTTCCGCTCTTCCAGCATCTGAAGCTCGGCGTGGTGCTGGGCTTCCTGATCGCCGGCATCATCGTCGGGCCGGGCGGCTTCGGCCATCTGGTGCCGCTGAGCTCGCTGTTCGGCTATGCGACGATCACCAATGTCGGCCAGCTGCAGGCATTCGGCGATCTCGGCATCCTGTTCCTTTTGTTCACGATCGGCCTCGAGCTTTCCTTTGCACGGCTCGGCTCGATCGGGCGGCTGATGCTGGGCGCGGGCGGGCTGCAGGTCGCGCTCGCCACGGCCGCCATCTACGCCGCCGCGGCGCTGGCCGGCTTCGAGTTCGACGATTCGCTCGTCTTCGGCATGGCCTTCGCGCTGTCGTCGACCGCCATCGTCACCCAGTCCCTCGCCGAGCGGCGCCGGCTCGGCACGCCGGTCGGACGCACCGCGCTCGGTGTGCTGATCCTTCAGGACCTGATGGTCGTGCCGATCGTGATCGTGGTCGGCATTCTCGCCCAGCCGGGCGCCAGCGTCGGTCTCGCCCTCGTGAAGGGCGTCGCGATCGCCGCCGTGGTGGTCGTCGGCGTGGTCCTGCTCGGCCGCACCATCGTGAAGCCGCTGATGCGCTTCGCGGGCGCGACCGGCAACCGGACGCTGCTCATCGCCATCACGCTCCTCATCATCGTCGTCGCGGGCTTCATCACGGCGCGCGCCGGCCTCTCGGCGGCGCTCGGCGCCTTCCTTGCCGGCCTCCTGCTCAGCGAGACGGAGTATCGCCACCAGATCGACGTCGAAGTCGAACCGTTCAAGGATCTGCTGCTCGGCCTCTTCTTCATGACGGTCGGCATGACGATCGACATCGCGGCGGTCGTCGGCCAGCTGCCGATCATCATCGCGGCGCTGGCGGTGCTCTTCCTCGTCAAGCTGGCCTTCGGCTACCTGGCGCTCCGAATCGCGAAGCTCGAACGGGCGGCGGCGGTCGAGACGGCTTTCATCCTTTGCGGCGCCGGCGAGTTCGCCTTCGTCGTCCTGACGCTTGCCGCCCGCGACGGCGTCGTTTCCGACGAGATCGCCCGGCTCGCCACGACCATCGCCGCGATTTCCATGGTCCTGACGCCGGTCATGGGCGCACTCGGCTCGCGATTCGCGAAGCGCCTCGCCGCCCGCGACGCCGAAGCGCGGAGCGGCGTCGGCGGCGATCATGGCTTCTCGGATCATGTCATCATCGGCGGCTTCGGGCGTTTCGGCGCCACGGTGGCGAAGCTGCTCTCGGCCGAGGATATCGCCCATGTGGCGCTCGATCTCGACGCCGAGCATGTCGTGCGCGCGGCGCGCGAGGGGCAGATGGTCTTCTTCGGCGACGCGACACGGCCGGAGATCCTCGCGCGCCTCGGCGCGGAGCGGGCCCGCGCTTTCGTGGTGACGGTCGACGACGCCGTGATTTCCGAGCTAATGGTGCGGACCATCCGCGAGCACTGGCCGTCCGCCATCATTCATGCGCGCGCGCGGACCGTGACGCATGGGCGGCGGCTGCTCGATGCCGGCGCCAATGATGTGGTGCCGGAGGCGCTCGAGGGCAGCCTGCAACTCGCGGGCAATCTCCTCGGCGATATCGGGCTGCCGGACGAGGCGGTGGAGCAGCGCCTGGCCGTGGCCCGCGAGACCGCCCGC
- the alaS gene encoding alanine--tRNA ligase, whose translation MSSVNDIRSAFLGFYQKNGHEVVASSSLVPKNDPTLMFTNAGMVQFKDYFTGRSTAPWPRATTSQKCVRAGGKHNDLDNVGYTARHHTFFEMLGNFSFGDYFKERAIELAWTLITREFGLPKEKLLVTVYHEDDEAFSLWKRIAGLPDEKIIRIATSDNFWQMGDTGPCGPCSEIFYDHGESIPGGPPGSADEDGDRFIEIWNLVFMQFEQIAPGNRVPLPKPSIDTGMGLERMATVLQGVHNNYDIDLFRALIRASVEATGVPAEGPHLASHRIIADHLRASSFLIADGVLPSNEGRGYVLRRIMRRAMRHAHLLGAVDPLLWRLVPALVREMGRAYPELIRAEALISETLRLEEIRFRRTLARGLGLLDEATTGLVAGATLDGETAFRLYDTYGFPLDLTQEALRARNIGVDTAGFATAMERQKAEARASWAGSGDTAAETIWLTLRDRLGATEFLGYSAEASEGKLIALVRDGAEIAEAKAGESVQVVVNQTPFYGESGGQVGDAGRIETEGGAVIRVDDTQKRGDGLFVHQGVVESGVVRTGDSARLSVDHARRGSIRSNHSATHLLHAALRNVLGEHVAQKGSLVAPERLRFDFSHPKPIEAEELAAIEEIANEVVLQDAPVTTRLMDREEAIGSGAMALFGEKYGDEVRVVSMGEREGKTYSVELCGGTHVGRTGEIGLVTILGEGAVAAGVRRVEALTGKAAREHLELQDRRLKQVASALKVRPEEAADRVAALVEERRRLERELADAKRKLALGGGGQAAGDGVRAVGDLSYLGRVVEGIAPKELKGLVDEAKKSVGSGVVAFVGVAEDGKAAIVVGVSDDLTARFSAVDLVRIGAEHLGGKGGGGRPDMAQAGGPDGAKAGEALGAIEARLAG comes from the coding sequence ATGAGCAGCGTCAACGACATCCGGTCGGCCTTTCTCGGCTTCTACCAGAAGAACGGGCATGAGGTCGTCGCGTCGAGCTCGCTCGTTCCGAAGAACGATCCGACGCTGATGTTCACCAATGCCGGCATGGTCCAGTTCAAGGACTATTTCACCGGCCGGTCGACGGCGCCCTGGCCGCGCGCCACCACTTCGCAGAAATGCGTGCGCGCCGGCGGCAAGCACAACGACCTCGACAATGTCGGCTACACGGCGCGGCATCACACCTTCTTCGAGATGCTCGGCAACTTCTCGTTCGGCGACTATTTCAAGGAGCGCGCGATCGAGCTGGCCTGGACGCTGATCACGCGCGAATTCGGCCTGCCGAAGGAGAAGCTGCTCGTCACCGTCTATCACGAGGACGACGAGGCCTTCTCGCTGTGGAAGCGTATCGCCGGCCTGCCGGACGAGAAGATCATCCGGATCGCCACTTCCGACAATTTCTGGCAGATGGGCGACACCGGCCCCTGCGGGCCGTGCTCGGAGATCTTCTACGATCATGGCGAGTCGATCCCCGGCGGCCCGCCCGGCAGCGCGGACGAGGATGGCGACCGCTTCATCGAGATCTGGAATCTCGTCTTCATGCAGTTCGAGCAGATCGCGCCGGGCAACCGCGTGCCGCTGCCGAAGCCCTCGATCGACACCGGCATGGGCCTCGAGCGCATGGCGACCGTCCTGCAGGGCGTGCACAACAACTACGACATCGATCTCTTCCGCGCCCTGATCCGCGCGTCGGTGGAGGCCACAGGGGTTCCGGCCGAGGGCCCGCATCTCGCCAGCCACCGCATCATCGCCGATCATCTGCGGGCCTCGAGCTTCCTGATCGCCGACGGCGTGCTGCCCTCCAACGAGGGCCGCGGCTATGTGCTGCGCCGGATCATGCGCCGTGCGATGCGCCATGCGCATCTTCTCGGCGCCGTGGATCCGCTGCTGTGGCGCCTCGTGCCGGCGCTCGTGCGGGAGATGGGCCGCGCCTATCCCGAGCTGATCCGCGCCGAGGCGCTGATCTCCGAGACGCTGCGGCTCGAGGAGATCCGCTTCCGCCGCACCCTGGCGCGCGGCCTCGGACTGCTCGATGAGGCGACCACCGGCCTCGTCGCCGGCGCGACGCTCGACGGAGAGACCGCCTTCCGCCTCTACGATACCTATGGCTTCCCGCTCGACTTGACGCAGGAGGCGCTGCGCGCCCGCAATATCGGCGTCGACACGGCCGGATTCGCGACCGCGATGGAGCGCCAGAAGGCCGAGGCGCGCGCGAGCTGGGCCGGCTCCGGCGACACCGCCGCCGAGACGATCTGGCTGACGCTGCGCGACAGGCTCGGCGCGACCGAGTTCCTTGGCTATTCGGCCGAGGCGTCGGAGGGCAAGCTCATCGCGCTCGTGCGCGACGGCGCCGAGATCGCCGAGGCGAAGGCCGGCGAGAGCGTGCAGGTCGTCGTCAACCAGACGCCGTTCTATGGCGAGTCGGGCGGCCAGGTGGGCGATGCCGGCCGCATCGAGACCGAGGGCGGCGCCGTGATCCGCGTCGACGACACGCAGAAGCGTGGCGACGGGCTGTTCGTGCATCAGGGCGTGGTCGAGAGCGGCGTCGTCCGGACCGGCGATTCGGCGCGCCTCAGCGTCGATCATGCCCGTCGCGGCTCGATCCGCTCCAACCATTCCGCCACCCATCTCCTGCATGCGGCGCTGCGTAATGTGCTTGGCGAGCATGTGGCGCAGAAGGGCTCGCTTGTCGCGCCGGAGCGCCTGCGTTTCGACTTCAGCCATCCGAAGCCGATCGAGGCCGAGGAACTCGCTGCCATCGAGGAGATCGCCAACGAGGTCGTCCTGCAGGATGCGCCGGTGACGACGCGGCTGATGGACCGCGAGGAGGCGATCGGCTCCGGCGCCATGGCTCTCTTCGGCGAGAAATATGGCGACGAGGTGCGGGTCGTCTCGATGGGCGAGCGCGAGGGCAAGACCTATTCCGTCGAGCTCTGCGGCGGCACGCATGTCGGCCGCACGGGCGAGATCGGTCTCGTCACCATTCTCGGCGAGGGCGCGGTCGCGGCGGGCGTCCGGCGCGTCGAGGCGCTGACCGGCAAGGCGGCGCGCGAGCATCTCGAACTGCAGGACCGGCGCCTGAAGCAGGTCGCCAGCGCGCTCAAGGTTCGTCCCGAGGAAGCTGCGGACCGCGTCGCGGCTCTGGTCGAGGAACGGCGGCGGCTGGAGCGGGAACTCGCGGACGCGAAGCGCAAGCTGGCGCTCGGGGGCGGCGGCCAGGCGGCTGGCGATGGCGTGCGCGCGGTCGGCGATCTCAGCTATCTCGGCCGCGTCGTCGAGGGCATCGCGCCGAAGGAGCTCAAGGGCCTGGTGGACGAGGCGAAGAAGTCGGTCGGCTCCGGCGTCGTCGCCTTTGTCGGCGTCGCCGAGGACGGCAAGGCGGCGATCGTCGTCGGCGTCAGCGACGATCTGACGGCCCGCTTCAGCGCGGTCGATCTCGTGCGGATCGGCGCCGAGCACCTCGGCGGCAAGGGCGGCGGCGGGCGCCCCGACATGGCCCAGGCCGGCGGACCGGACGGCGCGAAGGCCGGCGAGGCGCTCGGCGCGATCGAGGCGCGGCTGGCGGGCTGA
- a CDS encoding GFA family protein: MADAGRVEGGCHCGAVRFEATGDFSSAISCNCSICQKRGHWLAFLPASAFTVTAGEALLTDYQFNQHVIHHLFCPRCGIEAFARGKTPDGGDMVAVNVRCIDGIDLSAVTVHPYDGRSH, encoded by the coding sequence ATGGCGGACGCGGGACGGGTCGAAGGCGGCTGCCATTGCGGCGCGGTGCGTTTCGAGGCGACGGGGGATTTCTCCTCCGCGATCTCGTGCAACTGCTCGATCTGCCAGAAGCGCGGGCACTGGCTCGCCTTCCTCCCCGCGTCGGCCTTCACCGTCACGGCCGGCGAGGCGTTGCTGACGGACTATCAGTTCAACCAGCATGTCATCCATCATCTCTTCTGTCCGCGCTGCGGCATCGAAGCCTTCGCGCGCGGCAAGACGCCGGACGGCGGCGACATGGTGGCGGTCAATGTCCGCTGCATCGACGGCATCGACCTCTCCGCCGTCACCGTCCACCCCTATGACGGTCGCAGTCACTGA
- a CDS encoding glycine zipper 2TM domain-containing protein yields the protein MPQTALPRPRAERSRKTAESRRGRPASAALALVAAAFALAACQAPTNQQIGGVTGSAVGAMVGNQFGSGAGRVGATVLGAGVGGLVGSQIGRSLDESARRRAEAAEAQALASPGMGAGIPVSWESGSSHGTVIPGPVRVVDGRECRPYTHRIVVDGRGEQLRGTACRMPDGSWRSVT from the coding sequence ATGCCCCAGACCGCCCTTCCCCGCCCACGCGCGGAGCGCTCGCGAAAGACCGCGGAAAGCCGCCGCGGTCGTCCGGCTTCTGCGGCCCTCGCGCTGGTCGCCGCCGCTTTCGCGCTGGCCGCCTGCCAGGCGCCGACCAACCAGCAGATCGGCGGCGTGACCGGCTCCGCCGTCGGCGCGATGGTCGGCAACCAGTTCGGCTCCGGCGCCGGCCGCGTCGGCGCCACGGTGCTCGGTGCCGGTGTCGGCGGCCTCGTCGGCAGCCAGATCGGCCGCAGCCTCGACGAGAGTGCCAGGCGCCGCGCCGAGGCCGCCGAGGCGCAGGCCCTCGCCAGCCCCGGCATGGGCGCCGGCATTCCCGTCTCGTGGGAGTCGGGATCGAGCCACGGCACGGTCATTCCCGGCCCGGTGCGGGTGGTGGACGGCCGCGAATGTCGCCCTTATACGCATCGCATCGTGGTCGACGGCCGCGGCGAGCAGTTGCGTGGCACCGCATGCCGGATGCCCGACGGCAGCTGGCGCAGCGTGACCTGA
- the recA gene encoding recombinase RecA yields the protein MSQTSLRLVEGATMDKSKALDAALSQIERAFGKGSIMRLGKNEKVVEIGTVSTGSLGLDIALGIGGLPRGRIVEIYGPESSGKTTLALHTVAEAQKAGGICAFVDAEHALDPVYARKLGVNLDDLLISQPDTGEQALEIADTLVRSGAIDVLVIDSVAALTPRAEIEGEMGESLPGLQARLMSQALRKLTASISKSKTMVIFINQIRMKIGVMFGNPETTTGGNALKFYASVRLDIRRIGAIKDRDEVVGNQTRVKVVKNKLAPPFKQVEFDIMYGEGVSKTGELIDLGVKAGIVEKSGAWFSYDSQRLGQGRENAKMFMRDNPEIAQKVELAIRQNAGLLAEALLSKDAAGEDDGDEALEA from the coding sequence ATGTCGCAAACTTCTCTCCGTCTCGTCGAAGGGGCCACCATGGACAAGTCGAAAGCGCTTGATGCCGCGCTGAGCCAGATCGAGCGCGCCTTCGGCAAGGGCTCGATCATGCGTCTCGGGAAGAACGAGAAGGTGGTCGAGATCGGCACCGTCTCGACCGGGTCGCTCGGGCTCGACATCGCGCTCGGGATCGGCGGGCTGCCGCGCGGCCGCATCGTCGAGATCTACGGGCCGGAATCCTCGGGCAAGACGACGCTCGCCCTGCACACTGTCGCCGAGGCGCAGAAGGCCGGCGGCATCTGTGCCTTCGTCGACGCGGAGCATGCGCTCGATCCGGTCTATGCACGCAAGCTCGGCGTCAATCTCGACGACTTGCTGATCTCGCAGCCCGATACCGGCGAGCAGGCTCTGGAGATCGCCGACACGCTGGTGCGCTCCGGCGCCATCGACGTGCTGGTCATCGATTCGGTTGCCGCGCTGACGCCGCGCGCCGAAATCGAGGGCGAGATGGGCGAGAGCCTGCCCGGCCTGCAGGCCCGCCTCATGAGCCAGGCGCTCAGGAAGCTCACGGCCTCGATCTCGAAGTCGAAGACCATGGTGATCTTCATCAACCAGATCCGCATGAAGATCGGCGTCATGTTCGGCAATCCCGAGACGACGACGGGCGGCAATGCGCTGAAGTTCTATGCCTCGGTGCGTCTCGACATCCGCCGCATCGGCGCGATCAAGGACCGCGACGAGGTCGTCGGCAACCAGACCCGCGTCAAGGTGGTCAAGAACAAGCTTGCCCCGCCTTTCAAGCAGGTCGAGTTCGACATCATGTATGGCGAGGGCGTCTCCAAGACGGGCGAACTCATCGATCTCGGCGTGAAGGCCGGCATCGTCGAGAAGTCCGGCGCCTGGTTCTCCTATGACAGCCAGCGCCTCGGTCAGGGCCGCGAGAACGCCAAGATGTTCATGCGCGACAATCCCGAGATCGCGCAGAAGGTCGAGCTCGCCATCCGTCAGAATGCCGGTCTTCTCGCCGAGGCCCTTCTCTCGAAGGACGCGGCGGGCGAGGATGACGGCGACGAGGCACTGGAAGCCTGA